In the genome of Archaeoglobus neptunius, the window CCTCATCCGGACTTCTGACGTTGAGAACAACTCCACCGACATCGCTCTTGTGAATGATCTTCCTGCCGGCAACCTTCATCACAACGGGAAATCCGATCTTCCTCGCAGCGGCAATTGCCTCATCCTCCGATTGAGCGAAAATGCATCTTGCGGTTTTTATCCCGTATTTTTCCAGGAGTTCTTTGGATTCGTGTTCCAGCAGTAATTTCATATTTCACGAAAACTTTTTCGAGATTTAAAATACTTTTCAATCTCCAAAAGTTCTTATTCATGTGATTAATAGAAGAATACTGGATGAAGGTGAGGGACATTAACAGTATTGTTGAGGCCTTAAGGGAGGGCAGGGTTAACGAGATACTGTACTCAACCACAACTCAGAAAATTCGAGAAGTAATTGTAATGGCGAGGAAAAAAGGTGTGCCTGTTTACAGAGCCCGTATAAAAGAGAAAATCGTCGCAGACATCTCACCCATAAGGTTTGCCAGTTTTGAGAGAATTCTTGAAAGGGGGCTTAATGACGGTTCCTTCATACTTTTTCTCGACAATGTCGAGGATCAGAGGAATATAGGAGCTTGCATAAGAACCGCAGAATTTTTCGGTGCTGCGGGTGTTGTGATTCCCAAGCGAAGAGGTGGAATGATAGAGGAGGGTGCTTTGAGGGCATCAGCAGGAGCGATATTCCACATCCCGATAGCCAGAATTGACAATTTCGCATCAGCTTTGAAAAAGCTCAGAAAATATGGATTCACAGTAATCGCAGCAGATCCCGATGGAGAGGACATACAAATGTGCAACTTCTCCACACCATCCGCAATAGTTGTTGGTGGGGAGGACAGGGGAATTTCCACGTCGGTGAGAAAGCAAAGCGACATCATTGTTAAAATTCCCGGTTCGGGAAAAACCTCAAGTCTGAATTTAAGCGTGGCAGCAGGTATTTTAATTTACGAGCTAAGCCGACAGAAATATTAACATCCTTTGTCATATTCTGACCAATGCTGAAGAAGGTTGCCGGACTAGCATTGCTCATAATTTCGATCTCTTTTCTGTCATACTTCCTTTCATCGCTTGATTTCAGCAAGACGGGTTTTGAGGGGCTGATTGGAGAGGGCAACAGGGGAAGTGCCACAATTGAGCCTGTATCACAGGGTTACATGGTTTTCCAGAGTGCTGATCAGGGCGAGTTTTTGGGTGGTTTTGAAAATTCTTCTGGCGGTGAAGGCGGTTTTGCAGATTTCAGCAACATGAGCAGCCCGCTAAACCCCCCAAATGTACCTATTTTTTTTGTAGAGGGGCTCGACGAAACAACGAATTACCTCAGGCTCTACACATCCTCAAAATACGAAAGCGGCCACTGGATTCCAGATAGCCTCCAGTGCTCCCAGCCCCCAATCCCGGTCTTTTTCAAAAAATATAAGATTACCCCTATTGTGAATTTGTCCAGGTACCTGCCGGTCTCCAAAGACACGAAAGCAGTCATACCTCTTGGCCAGGATAAAATCTTTAACTGTTACGATTCCGACAGGGGCGTTTTCTCAACCACGTCAACAAAAACATCTTACTACGGATTCTCTAC includes:
- a CDS encoding acetate--CoA ligase family protein, producing MKLLLEHESKELLEKYGIKTARCIFAQSEDEAIAAARKIGFPVVMKVAGRKIIHKSDVGGVVLNVRSPDE
- the rlmB gene encoding 23S rRNA (guanosine(2251)-2'-O)-methyltransferase RlmB gives rise to the protein MKVRDINSIVEALREGRVNEILYSTTTQKIREVIVMARKKGVPVYRARIKEKIVADISPIRFASFERILERGLNDGSFILFLDNVEDQRNIGACIRTAEFFGAAGVVIPKRRGGMIEEGALRASAGAIFHIPIARIDNFASALKKLRKYGFTVIAADPDGEDIQMCNFSTPSAIVVGGEDRGISTSVRKQSDIIVKIPGSGKTSSLNLSVAAGILIYELSRQKY